The proteins below come from a single Stomoxys calcitrans chromosome 1, idStoCalc2.1, whole genome shotgun sequence genomic window:
- the LOC106093427 gene encoding uncharacterized protein LOC106093427 — MSKQLKGLIYLLLYGTSFVKAITIRDELTTTTVSSSGNPVETSTYRITQPKAKNPSHRVPEYLQRVRNGFVYEDADDVIHVIEPPKHFEQLKMLMQSRQNIPAPEIRERGTVKTKPTRPLTKAKPKKSLRPQRTTTKKPVKKDLEIQETEQLPVEILASVRKTENYLRKFKPKLPLAPLQRVKTKKIHTVIWEKAQEQQQYVQGQEKKVGGIRHFAESKQRRKFLKKRIKRAAASPQPLKGEDLLEHIDELVKNASLYLDNFKAYEDINAGIVADTSQLEHLDEEKLPSSSFPQQQQPPILEDDIVKILENSVKATHVIMDQIKNQSNFTNIPSRCEYSQGQGSSSSRVHNLRQQIYCMQGIIKLMRAKKLHDLGKTEPPPTAYRHYGERLTVRKSKDLRRKPFLVAAVGDEYFEDSTPSPLNTSLIYDDVMTTIRNLLHATNLQTLEESILPTSTTASPLESETEFLSTWEDFSIPQDNSQEPVDFHNLNQYLNSLQTVVANLPQISNSSLNIHEIEGKSSKYYFINPLGGIHNLPQPFHSKGQRPLPPTAIFRKFPDIPSLSEYLGASGSLLKATQKVIEIL; from the coding sequence ATGTCCAAGCAATTGAAAGGTTTAATATATCTGCTATTATATGGCACATCCTTTGTGAAGGCCATAACAATACGAGATGAGCTCACAACGACCACGGTCAGCTCCAGCGGTAACCCGGTAGAAACCTCAACATACCGCATAACCCAGCCCAAGGCGAAAAATCCCAGTCATCGAGTTCCGGAATATTTGCAGCGTGTCAGGAATGGCTTTGTCTATGAAGATGCCGATGATGTCATTCATGTCATTGAGCCACCCAAGCACTTTGAGCAACTTAAAATGTTAATGCAGAGTCGTCAAAATATACCGGCTCCAGAGATACGGGAACGAGGGACTGTTAAAACTAAACCCACAAGGCCACTGACCAAGGCCAAACCCAAGAAAAGTCTCAGACCACAACGAACTACCACAAAAAAACCAGTTAAAAAAGATTTGGAAATACAAGAGACCGAACAATTGCCAGTGGAAATTTTGGCCTCCGTGAGAAAGACGGAAAATTATTTGAGGAAATTTAAGCCCAAACTGCCATTGGCCCCTTTGCAGAGAGTCAAGACAAAGAAAATCCATACGGTCATTTGGGAAAAGGCTCAAGAGCAACAGCAGTATGTGCAGGGCCAAGAGAAAAAGGTGGGAGGGATACGTCATTTCGCCGAAAGCAAACAGAGGCGTAAATTTCTAAAGAAACGCATTAAACGGGCAGCAGCTTCACCGCAGCCGCTGAAGGGGGAGGACCTGTTGGAACACATCGATGAATTGGTAAAGAATGCTTCTTTATATTTGGATAATTTTAAAGCTTATGAAGATATCAATGCAGGCATTGTTGCAGATACATCTCAACTAGAGCATCTCGATGAAGAAAAACTCCCATCCAGCTCAtttccacaacaacaacaaccccctATACTGGAAGAtgatattgttaaaattttggagAACTCTGTCAAAGCCACGCATGTTATAatggaccaaattaaaaatcAATCAAATTTTACCAACATTCCCAGCAGATGTGAATACTCCCAGGGCCAGGGGAGCAGCAGCAGTCGAGTACACAATTTGAGGCAACAAATCTATTGCATGCAAGGCATTATAAAACTGATGAGGGCTAAGAAACTTCATGATCTAGGCAAAACTGAGCCACCGCCAACTGCCTATAGGCACTATGGCGAAAGATTGACTGTACgcaaatcaaaagacttaagacgcAAACCTTTTTTGGTAGCCGCTGTGGGAGATGAGTACTTTGAAGACTCCACACCCTCACCCCTAAATACTTCGCTGATATACGATGATGTTATGACAACCATAAGAAATCTTTTGCATGCCACTAATCTACAGACACTGGAAGAATCCATTTTGCCCACCTCGACTACGGCCTCCCCATTGGAGTCTGAGACTGAATTTCTCAGCACTTGGGAAGATTTCAGCATACCTCAAGATAATTCTCAAGAGCCTGTCGATTTTCACAATTTAAATCAATATTTGAATTCTTTGCAAACTGTTGTGGCCAATTTACCTCAAATATCCAATTCATCGTTAAACATTCATGAGATAGAGGGAAAATCCTCCAAGTATTATTTCATTAATCCTCTGGGAGGAATTCACAATCTGCCACAACCTTTTCATTCAAAGGGTCAACGTCCTTTGCCACCTACAGCGATATTTCGTAAGTTTCCTGACATACCCTCGCTCTCGGAGTATCTGGGGGCAAGTGGCAGCCTCCTGAAGGCTACACAGAAAGTTATAGAGATCTTATAG